A single genomic interval of Antechinus flavipes isolate AdamAnt ecotype Samford, QLD, Australia chromosome 1, AdamAnt_v2, whole genome shotgun sequence harbors:
- the LOC127544957 gene encoding probable E3 ubiquitin-protein ligase TRIML1, with product MDVKDLIEDLQASLTCSICLGYFTDPVTVNCGHSFCIGCLGHCRVGAQETLTCPECRAEIDYGRDLVINRSLQQLSITTKMLRPHLVQALVGLSTCDKHGEKEKLFCEQDHRILCDSCSLAPEHKDHQVLPLEMAVAKGKEKLLETQNILRRKEEHLQEAWDQAIRSEARCKKYALNSQRLLISEYDKMHQILWEEEILQLQDLKQQLRDNMVKYERYKVKLSQEIQSVQRVLLEVEEHVEGTPSEMLQGMKGTLDESEKLLCQEPEIVSEDWTIFPITGLREMLMIFYRDITLDPETAHAHLVLSEDLKSVKYTSVPQDLPNNKERFVHLLIVLGAQTFTSGRHYWEVEVGEKTEWEVGICEESISRKWKHSPFPEDVRILAGCRHQGRFLLWNSQDGYYPSAPVQKVGIFLDYERGHVAFYNAMDRFLLCSFPNKAFQKPMRPCFSPSLPDEEITPESLIICPRSTQ from the coding sequence ATGGATGTCAAAGACTTAATTGAAGATCTCCAAGCAAGCCTCACTTGCTCCATCTGCTTGGGCTACTTCACAGACCCAGTGACTGTCAATTGTGGCCATAGCTTTTGCATAGGCTGTCTTGGACATTGCAGGGTGGGAGCCCAGGAAACCTTAACCTGCCCAGAGTGCAGAGCAGAGATCGATTATGGCAGGGACCTGGTGATCAACAGGAGCCTGCAGCAGCTGTCCATCACCACCAAAATGCTCAGACCTCATCTAGTGCAGGCCCTTGTGGGCCTGAGCACCTGTGACAAacatggagaaaaggagaagctCTTCTGTGAGCAAGACCACAGAATCCTCTGCGACTCCTGTTCCTTGGCCCCAGAACACAAGGATCACCAAGTCCTTCCCTTGGAAATGGCGGTTGCCAAGGGCAAGGAGAAGCTTTTGGAGACACAGAATATcttaagaaggaaagaggaacatCTTCAAGAGGCATGGGACCAGGCCATAAGATCAGAGGCAAGATGTAAGAAGTACGCCCTCAATTCCCAACGCTTACTTATATCTGAATATGACAAAATGCATCAGATCTTATGGGAGGAAGAAATTCTACAATTACAAGATCTGAAGCAACAATTAAGAGACAACATGGTGAAATACGAGAGGTACAAAGTCAAACTGTCACAAGAAATCCAAAGTGTGCAACGAGTCCTATTGGAAGTGGAGGAGCATGTGGAGGGGACCCCCTCAGAAATGCTCCAGGGTATGAAAGGCACCTTGGACGAGAGTGAGAAGCTACTCTGTCAAGAGCCAGAGATTGTCTCTGAGGACTGGACCATCTTTCCCATCACTGGCCTGAGAGAAATGCTCATGATCTTCTACAGGGATATAACTCTGGATCCCGAGACAGCCCACGCTCATCTTGTCCTGTCCGAAGACCTCAAGAGCGTCAAGTACACGAGCGTCCCCCAGGACCTGCCCAACAACAAAGAAAGATTTGTCCATTTGCTGATCGTCCTGGGGGCCCAGACCTTCACCTCAGGCAGACACTATTGGGAAGTGGAGGTGGGAGAAAAGACAGAGTGGGAAGTGGGCATCTGTGAAGAGTCCATCAGCAGAAAGTGGAAGCACTCCCCATTCCCCGAGGATGTCAGGATCCTGGCCGGCTGCAGACATCAAGGGCGTTTCTTACTATGGAATTCACAGGATGGCTATTATCCAAGTGCACCTGTCCAGAAAGTGGGCATCTTTCTGGATTATGAAAGAGGACACGTAGCATTTTACAATGCCATGGACAGATTTCTTCTCTGTAGCTTCCCAAACAAGGCCTTTCAAAAGCCTATGCGACCTTGCTTCTCTCCCAGTCTTCCTGATGAAGAAATCACCCCTGAATCTCTCATTATATGCCCCAGGAGTACCCAGTAG